A window of Bacillus sp. DX3.1 genomic DNA:
CCAAGTAATGACGTACCGATCCAAGAACCGATAATACCAGCAATAATGTTTCCAATGACACCACCTGGTACATCTCTTCCTGTAATTAAACTTGCCAACCATCCTAAAATACCACCTACGATTA
This region includes:
- a CDS encoding GlsB/YeaQ/YmgE family stress response membrane protein; translation: MSFIWSLIVGGILGWLASLITGRDVPGGVIGNIIAGIIGSWIGTSLLGNFGPIIGGYAIVPALIGAIILIFIVSFLLRAMRK